A portion of the Paenibacillus sp. PvR098 genome contains these proteins:
- a CDS encoding very short patch repair endonuclease, whose product MVDFVDRVTRSRMMQKVKSISKLEEMISKELWRRGLRMRRNVLDLYGKPDFSLKKYKIAIFIDSCFWHSCEQHGTVPQSNTQFWETKLNRNKLRDQEVTQYYVDKGWNILRIWEHELKQDWEGAINKIVTFVLQKSS is encoded by the coding sequence ATGGTCGATTTTGTGGACAGAGTAACCCGAAGCAGAATGATGCAAAAAGTCAAATCTATTTCTAAGCTGGAAGAAATGATTAGCAAGGAATTATGGAGACGGGGGCTTCGAATGAGGCGAAACGTTCTCGATTTGTACGGAAAGCCTGATTTCAGCTTAAAAAAATATAAAATCGCCATTTTTATTGATTCCTGCTTCTGGCATTCATGTGAGCAGCATGGTACGGTTCCACAAAGCAATACGCAATTTTGGGAAACGAAGCTTAACCGAAATAAGTTGCGTGATCAAGAAGTAACGCAATATTATGTGGATAAAGGCTGGAATATTTTGCGCATATGGGAGCATGAATTAAAGCAGGACTGGGAAGGAGCAATTAACAAAATTGTTACCTTTGTACTACAAAAGTCTTCCTAA
- a CDS encoding DUF262 domain-containing protein, which translates to MVEEKEWFDEVDTSNDTEYNSIGEYDITSTPNDFNVITIFNFIEKGIFKIPAFQRNYVWDIKRASKLIESIILGLPIPQIFLYEESRNKFLVIDGQQRLLSIYYFIKQRFPRQDKRIELREIFDREGKIPESILANENYFTNFNLKLESSDPNKPSKFNKMNYATLEEYQTEFELKTIRNMVIKQNQPDNEHSSIFEIFNRLNTGGYNLKQQEIRASLFHSDFYNLLNRINLDKRWRRLLGKVSPDLHMADVEFLLRGFAMLYNGQEYKPSMNKFLNLFSGQSKSFTRDKIEEAEKVFSAFLAASEKLDSNIFHSLKGFSVSIFEAVFTAVGRPFVNNTKKDVEIFISEDKVNRLKGNTTFIDATQSNTVSKDNVSTRIALAQRILVNE; encoded by the coding sequence ATGGTTGAAGAAAAAGAGTGGTTTGATGAGGTTGATACTTCTAATGATACCGAATACAATTCAATTGGTGAATATGACATTACGTCCACACCTAATGATTTTAATGTAATTACAATATTCAACTTTATTGAAAAAGGAATCTTTAAAATCCCCGCATTTCAAAGGAATTATGTTTGGGATATTAAAAGAGCTTCAAAACTTATTGAGTCGATAATACTAGGACTTCCTATACCACAGATTTTTTTATACGAGGAATCAAGAAATAAATTTTTAGTTATAGATGGGCAACAAAGGTTACTGTCCATTTATTATTTTATTAAACAAAGGTTTCCGCGACAAGATAAAAGAATTGAGCTAAGGGAGATATTTGATCGAGAGGGCAAAATCCCTGAATCGATACTGGCAAATGAAAATTATTTTACAAATTTTAATCTTAAACTAGAGAGTAGTGACCCTAACAAGCCCAGCAAATTCAACAAGATGAATTATGCAACATTAGAAGAATACCAGACTGAGTTCGAACTGAAGACAATACGAAATATGGTAATAAAGCAAAACCAGCCTGATAATGAGCATTCATCAATTTTTGAGATTTTCAATAGATTAAATACAGGAGGATATAACCTAAAACAGCAAGAAATTCGAGCGAGTTTGTTTCATTCTGACTTTTATAATTTGTTGAACAGAATTAACCTGGATAAAAGATGGCGTCGTCTTTTAGGCAAAGTATCACCCGATTTGCATATGGCAGATGTAGAATTTCTTTTGAGAGGATTTGCGATGCTATACAACGGACAAGAATATAAACCATCAATGAATAAATTTTTAAATTTATTTTCAGGACAAAGCAAATCTTTCACAAGGGATAAAATTGAAGAAGCGGAGAAGGTTTTTTCAGCTTTTTTAGCAGCATCGGAAAAATTGGATTCGAATATTTTCCATAGTTTGAAGGGGTTTAGTGTTTCTATTTTTGAAGCAGTTTTCACAGCAGTAGGACGACCCTTTGTTAATAACACTAAAAAAGATGTCGAGATTTTTATAAGTGAAGATAAGGTCAACCGACTTAAAGGGAATACCACATTTATTGACGCCACACAATCGAATACTGTTAGTAAAGACAACGTTTCTACAAGAATTGCTCTAGCACAACGGATTCTTGTTAATGAATAA